The genomic stretch CGGACGCGCGATCTTCTATACGACGGGGTGCGAGAAGCTGCCTTTCAGTGACGGGCGCGGTCTTGTCTTCGTCATAGCGCAGCGTCAACGCTGCCCGGGCGAAGGCTGTCTGCTCGCCTTCGTCCAGCACCGTATCCGCCATGTCTTCGCGCTGCTGTGCAGCACCCTCGAAGCTGTCCAATACCTTGAATGCGCCGTCGATCACCTGACCGACGACATCGCCCTTATGCGGCACGCGGATATCGCTTACGTTATCGCCGCACACAATCCCGTTCTTGCAGACAAAGCGGAACATACCGGCGAGCATCTGATAGCTGCTCGTCCCATCGTGACTATTCAAAAGGATGATCTCGTTCGCCTCAGATCCGCTGATCTGGTCTGCGTGACGCAGACGAAGCATGTGCTTCGTATATGCGCGTCTGCCATCGTCCCGCACGCGAGTCTGGCAAACCATGAACGGCTGAAAACCTTCCTTGCGCAAAGCGTCGAGCACATCAACGGTGGGGATGTAACTGTAGCGATCCGAACGACTTTCATGCGCTGAATGCGCCAGGATGGAGGGCGCTATTTCGCCAATCTCGTCATTGGACAACGGGTGATCCGCGCGCAAGGCGAGTGCGTTGCGGCCGAAGCGGCTTGCAAGCATATTCATTGCTGTTCCCCAGAAGTAGGAGCAGTCCCGGCCTGCAGGCCGGGGCCGGTTGATTAATCGATTGCGCGGAGGATGTTGGCTGCCTCTACATGTTGCGCGGCGAACTCTCGCAACTGGTGATAGCGCGCGACGATGGCGTCATCGATCGTGTGCTCTGCTAGGTGACAAAGAGCGAATAGTGTGACGGTAATGCCGAAGGCGTCCGCGCCCATCAAGTCGCTGTAGCCGTTCATATGCCAGCGGACATGCACGCGGTCGATATTCGAGGGCGCCATATAGAAACCACCATTCGACAGCGTGAAGAAGTTCCAGTAGCCACCCTCATAGCTACAACACAGGCGCGCAGCCCACTCATAGACCATCGATTCGCCGGTCAGGTAGTGACGACCGAGGAAGCGGGGCAGGACGTTCATGCGAAGTTCGTCCGGGACGAGTGAAGAATTGATTTTGATTTCGAGCATCGGTTTCTCCGGTTTGGCCATCGCTCTATTGCGCGGCACCTTTCTATATTAGGACATAAAGCCCGTTTAAGATAATTCGATTGGAATATAAATAATTAAATGTGCTTAACAATTATTGCAACGCAATTACTTTTATTAATCCATCAATATAAGGACTAATAGACCTATAAATTGAATAGCGATGACCAGACCGGAGAAATCTGATGAGTGAAAAACAGGGCAATCGGGACAGCTACTATTGAGTGCGTACTGTTCAGCCGCCTTTGCCGCTCACCGCTGAATGTGCGTAAGAAAAGCTCGACCGGTATTGAGGCGTTGGCGGAAGCGATTGACGCAAGGGCGTGATGCTGGACCTCGTTGTGCATGAAATGAAAAGTCGCGCGAAACTGCCGAAGCTCGGCGTGTGCGCGGGCCAGCGACGTCTGGCCGCGCTAGATCTGCTGTGTGAGCAGGGGCGAATCACAAAGGACTACCTGGTACCGGTACTGAACGTGAACTATGGCGAAGCCCTGGCGGCCTCGCAGATCGAGAACCGCAAACGCGAGGCGATGCATATCGCGGATAAGTGGGCCGCGTTCGGCTTTTTGACGGAGGGGGCAAAAGCGTGGCTCACATTGCAGCGCTGTCCAAGGCGCCGGACATCGCCGTGCGTCGCGCATTGAAAATCGCCAACCTGTTGCCGATGCTGCTTGACCTGCTGCGTGAGGACAGACTCGATTATGAGCGGGCGAAGGTGCTGGCGTGACGATCACGCTATGCAAGAGCGCGTATGGAACGATGCGGACAACGTGTGGGAACAATGGCCCTCGGAGTTGCATGCTGCGATCACAACCGCTGAAATCGACGCGCGCGAGAATACGCTCGCGAAGTTTGTCGGCCTGGAGGCCTATGAGGCGCCAGGTGGCCACGCGGTCGTCGCGATCTGTTCAGTGATGACCAGATCGCCGGACACATCGAAGCCCCCGACCTGCCCCACCGGCTCGCCACGGATCGGCTGATCGAACTGTCGCAAGGGACCGGCTCGATGCTGAAGTTTCCGCTGCGACGTATGCCGTTGACCTGTATGCCGAACGGTTCGAATCGTTCGATGCGGATGACATGAAAGGGACGGGAGCCTTCGGCTATCTCGATGATGTAAACGGCCACGCAGCAGCGCACACCCAGGGAGCGGCCCCTGCACGGCGAAAAACTCTGCAAGCGACTGACTGCGCACTGAACCGCTGCTGTGCAGATCGAGCTTGCACAGCAGCCAGGTGTTGCGCTTGCGGCGCTGATGTAACGCATGATTCCCGTTGTTTTCGATGACCTGTACGGTTACGTCTACACCGATCATGCGGTCAAGATCGATGTGCATACGACGCGCGATGCGCTGGTGTCCAATGCCGACGACATGGCTGACAGCGTCGCACGGAAGGCACTTGAAAGCGAGCTGTCGAAGTGGGCGCGAATGCTGCCGAAGCGGACCGACGAGCTACTGCCGTGGCTGCTGCAGCAGGATACCGATGTGATGTCGAACCCTTTGCATTCTGCGTGACGGCGACGGTAGACGGCATCAGCCCTCTGGATCGTGCGCACCCCGCCAACGAACTGGCGAATACGCTTGAAGTGGATCTGACGCGCTACTGGAAGGCGACGCGCGCGGGCTATTTCGAGCACGTCCCGAAGGACCGCATCGTGACCGTGGGTGGGGAGATCGTTTCGACCCAGGCTGCGGGCGAACTGCGTGGCATGAAGAAGGGTGATGCAGCAGCGGCTGCCGTGCGCCGTATGACGGAACTCGGGCTGGTTGCCTGAAGTGCTGCGTAACCGCGAGGTACCGGAATGGATCACGTAGGGACGTTGGGACGATGAGGAGAACCCAGGCGGAGAACCCAGGCGGAGACCCCGACGACGAGTCCGAACCCGAAGGCGAACCGGAAGGCGAAATCCTGGCCAGGTCCGACCAGACGGCCGAGAGGCAAATAGACGGTGACGCTGAGGAAGCTGAAGCCGCCTGAGCCGTCATCCTTTAAGCGGTATCAGTTATGTGGCCGTCCGGGCGAAAGCCCGGGCGGCTTTTGCATTGCCGGAAAAAAGAAGCCGGGCCGCTCGCGCGTCTGGCTCCATCAACACACGCCGGACTGATCGGGTGGCCAGCCGGGTTGCCCTGTTCACGGCGCCGCATGCGAAGCCTGGAGCCGCCCCTTTTCTGCAAGCAGCCTGTCGCCCTGAAAATCCTCAAGCCTGCGCGCGGCGCGCGCAAATCACGGCGCATGGTGATCCTTACGGAATGAAGACGGTTCAGCGTTTTACTAGCGGCGGGTTGTACTTTCGCTTCATCTCTTCGAGTTCGTCCATCGTGATCACCGGATCAGCGTATTGCTGTGCGTAGAGTTTGCTGATCTGGACACCTGGGAGGGTGGGGTTATCACGGCGCAACTGTGCAGCCGATTTGATCGTGCGGCCATTCGAGAGGGTTTCCGTCCCGACTTCCCCGGATCTGATGACGCTTGCCGGAGCGGGTGCAGGCACCGCGTTATCTGCCGGACGACGAACCGATCGTGTGGGATTGCGCCGTTTGCGGATTCGATAGAGCGCCTTGTCGAAAGTGCGAAGGTTCATTGTGAAGCCGCTTTCATGAAGACGGGCGAGCACTTCTTCGCGCGACACGCCACGTGCAAATGCCGCCTCAACATGCTCAATGAGTTCCGCGAGTCGCGCGGACTCGGATCGTCTGGCTTGCGTATCGGCTTCGGGCGCGAGCGAAGCGATGGCCCGGCGGGTATCGATTTCGGACATTGGAAGCGGGTGTCTCAACGATGGGGTAATGCTGCCATAGAAACGGGGTAAAGGTGTCATGCAAAAGGGGTAAAGTTGGGGTAGGGTGCCGTATTCGTGGGGTAGACGTGTCATACTTGTGCCGTAAGCACGACTGACAGAAAAAATCGAGGCACGTCGGATATGTTTACGCATCGCTACGCGCTTCGTAAAATATCGTGTGCCAAAGGGGCAAGGCCCCTTTGCAACCCCGACGCGGGCCACTGCACCGCGTCCATCGCGTCGACAGGATTGCCGGCGACACTAAGCACTGCCTGGTATGCAATATGAATAGGAGGCGCTTGCGATGATTCCGACCATCGAATGGGTGATCCAGATCGTGATGAAACCCCACGCGTCAGGGCGCAACAGGCGATGGCGGTATCTGCCGTGGGCGGGTTATGCCTGTCCCACGACGGGCGATCAGGCGATGCGCGCTTTAAGCGAATGCGAAGCATATTGGCCGGCACACGAATTCCGTGCACATCCGATCGATGGCGATATGACGCGATTCGATCTCCCCGGTCAGGCGGCAGACTGGACGCATCCTGTGGGGCTATGACATGCCACGCAAGAAGAGCAACGATGGGGCAGGCCTAGGCAAACCGATTGCATTCCGGTTGTCAGATGCGGACCGCGCGGTCTATCTTGATAAGGTGAACCGAAGCGGGCTGACGCAGTCTGAATTTTTCAGGCAGGCGGTATTGACGAACCGGACCCAGGTGATCGCACGACCTGTCGCCAGTGCGGACCGCAAGCGACTGCTCTACATCTTCAACAAAGCCAGCAACAACCTGAACCAGATCGCGCATCGCGCGAACTCTGAACACCTGAGCGGCGATCTGTCGGAAGCGACCTACGAACAACTGCTCTCGCAGCTGCAGATGATCTCGCGCTATCTGAGAAGCACGCTCGAGAAAGTGGACTGACAGGGTACAACGCGCATGGGCACTGATCTTCCCAACATGGCAGCAGTGGTCACGAAGAACGTGATACTGGATGAGCAGGATGTGAATGGCATGCGACCGTTAAATCTCGTTCATCCGATATTGCCGATGGGGCTTGAGTCGCCGGGAGATGATGGTTCGTGCAGCTTCAGACATGGGTGGTGAGCGATGCTAATTCGGATTCGCGGCTACCACGACGGTATCAAGGCTTACCTGGAGCAGGGCCAGAAGCAGGATCGTGAATTCGAACGTGACGAGATGGATGAACGCGTGGTTCTCGCGGGCGATCTGACGATGACCAACGACATCATCCAGTCGATAGATACAACAGCCGAGCGCTATATCAATGTGACGCTGTCGTTCAAGGAAGATGAGGTTTCGCGAGAGGTCCTCGCGGAGATCGTGCGCGAATTTGAGGCTTTCGCTTTTTCCGCGTACCGGCCCGATGAATACAACTTCTATGCGGAAGCGCATGTGCCGCGGCTCAAGAGTTACGCTGACCGGCGCAGCGGCGAGCTTGTCGAGCGCAAAGTTCATCTTCATGTCGTGATACCAGAAGTGAACCTGCTCACGGGACGGCGACTGGAGCCGTTCGGCAAGGTTGACCGGCATCACCACTTCCTTGAAGCCTTCCAGGAGCACATCAACGCGAAATACGGACTGGCGAGTCCGAAGGACAACCGCCGTGTGCATTTCACCGATGCGTCGGAGATGATCAGCCGGTACAAGGGCGACGTGTTTGCGCCGATGAACCGCGAGCTGAAAGCCGCGATCCTCGAGACGCTGATCTCGCGCGA from Paraburkholderia hospita encodes the following:
- a CDS encoding plasmid mobilization protein — its product is MPRKKSNDGAGLGKPIAFRLSDADRAVYLDKVNRSGLTQSEFFRQAVLTNRTQVIARPVASADRKRLLYIFNKASNNLNQIAHRANSEHLSGDLSEATYEQLLSQLQMISRYLRSTLEKVD
- a CDS encoding antirestriction protein; translation: MLEIKINSSLVPDELRMNVLPRFLGRHYLTGESMVYEWAARLCCSYEGGYWNFFTLSNGGFYMAPSNIDRVHVRWHMNGYSDLMGADAFGITVTLFALCHLAEHTIDDAIVARYHQLREFAAQHVEAANILRAID
- a CDS encoding DUF932 domain-containing protein — its product is MNMLASRFGRNALALRADHPLSNDEIGEIAPSILAHSAHESRSDRYSYIPTVDVLDALRKEGFQPFMVCQTRVRDDGRRAYTKHMLRLRHADQISGSEANEIILLNSHDGTSSYQMLAGMFRFVCKNGIVCGDNVSDIRVPHKGDVVGQVIDGAFKVLDSFEGAAQQREDMADTVLDEGEQTAFARAALTLRYDEDKTAPVTERQLLAPRRIEDRASDLWTTFNRVQENMLRGGLHGRNVNGRATTTRAVTSIDQNVRLNRALWVLADEMRRLRG